The following DNA comes from Papaver somniferum cultivar HN1 chromosome 4, ASM357369v1, whole genome shotgun sequence.
TGAGCGATGAAGGTAGAATAATTGTTATCAACCCGACTAGGGATGAATTACTTTCCCTGTCGGCTTTAGATCCTCCCGGAGGGGGGTATATTTGCTTGTGTCATGGTTTCGGGTTTGATTCATCGTCAGGAGAATATAAGACTGTTATTGTCTTTACTTCCACTACAAATGAGGAGTTTGTTTGCATGGTTTTTACATTGGGAACTTATTCATGGAGAAAGATAACTACTACTGCTGCTGAAATGTCAGCAACAATTGGTGGTTCTTCTCTTTTTCCTGCTACTCGGATGGTAACAAGAGTTTTGAGGGATTTCTGTAGATCAGCCATCCTTTGCGGCGGTGATCTTTATTGGAGGGTAACTAATCAAGTAGTTGAAGAAAATTCTGTACTCAATGATAATCATAATGGATCTAGTAACAATAACAATAAGATTGAAATGCTTCTTTCGTTCAACCTCCATAATGAGAAGATTCAATTCGTCCGACTCCCAGATGAATGTACAACGTATGAGGATCAATATTTAGTAGTTGATAATCTTCTGGAGTTTAGAGGATATCCTTGTGTTGCTCGTTCTGAGAAGATAACAATGAACGACAGTGAGCGTCACCTTCATCACTGTTATGACCAGAGTAATTTTTGTTCTTGTTGCTGTAAGGTTCATCTGCATATATTAAAGGACAAGGTCAAACAAGTATGGGTGAAGGAGGAGACTTTCGATGTTCAAATTAAGGAAGAAGGTTCACAAACAACTCCCTTTTGTTCTTACAATATCACTACTGCAGCCATCCCTCCTGCGCGCATGTTGTGTTTATCCGATCAGGTTTTATTGTATTGGTTTCATGGGAACTGTCTTATAATCTACGATTTGCAAATGAAACATCTCAAGGTGGTAACAAACTCAGTCTCCTATCCTGGCATATTTAAAGCTAAGATGAGTGACTTAGACCGCAGTATCATCATTGATAATGATGATAGTAATTATTGCGTGGACATGGATTATCAGCTGCATGCTCAAGTGGAGAACATCCTTTCTCTGAAAACCTTCATTCCTGGAGGAGACATTACTCAATTTGATTGCTCTGATGGTTTTCTACAGGCGAGAAAAAATAAGTGTCCTGCTGGATGGGTGAAAAATGAATTGAAAAAATATCATACTTTCTCTTGATTAGTTGGTCAGTTTATTGTTCAAAAAAATTAAGTTTTATTGGAGAATTAATTTATTCTTGTAGCATGAATAGACACAATTCCTGATAGGCTCAAACAGGTTTTGAATCTATTTGCGTCGATTTGTCCAATCACAGTGTTCTGTTTTCTGGGGTCTCATACTGAGTTCCTGTCTTCCCAACATGACGGTGATAAATGTTTGGGCTTTTTGGATGCTTGATTTATATGAACTGTATTCATTTGCACACTTATTAGTATTTTTGGAAACCGGAAatatctgagtcatttgaactggagGAATCACATTTCATTTAGGTTGTTCGTTATCTTAGCAAGTTGGTGCTGCTGTCATACGGTTGAGATGCATGACTCTGCTGAGttactttttgcatttcaatGTTACGCTTTTCATGTACAGATCAGAATGTAATTTTATGTTGTCAATCTATCTCAGAAATCCAGGTATTGGATAGTGCTTCGAATTGTGGTTCAAAGACGGAGTGTGTTGCATGTAAGATTATTATTGTTTGGTTCAGTTTATCCATATCTGCTTGTAGTtatattttggaaaaatctgttACCTGATGCTGGTCTCAAACTTCTCGGAACCTTTTAATCATGTGGTTGTGGTCCACCTTAGCCAGTAAGTAGGATTCACGCGAATCACACCCCATTACAGGTGATGGTCAGCAGTATCAATTTCTTCACGGCAGCATTGGTGTCTGTTTCAACCCTCACTACTTCAAATTTGTAATGTGATTGGGGTTGGTGCCAGGTATGCTTATCCTTGGTGTTGGTCAGACTGCATTAGTCTTTACAACCTTGTAATAATGTGGTAAGCAGGTAAGATTCATACCCACTACACAACAGTATTAATTCCTTCATGGCGGCAGTAATGTCTGTTTCAACCTCTCACCACTTCAAAGTTGGAGGTGATTGAGCTTGGAGCCCCCTGCGTGCCTATCAGGTATGCTTATGGCATTGGTCTGTCTGCTTTACTCGTATCCAGAAAGGCACAAACTATACTCTCATGTACTGGTTTTCTCTTGCTCAAGTTCGGCATGGCTGAGTTGTGGTGTTTCAATTCCGGTAACTTGAAGTAGACGTGTTTAGCATTCTATAATAAATCACATAGAAATATGTACTCGTATTGCTTTTTTACTTAATTCATTGAGAACGAGTTTTAGTGCGCATAAAAGAAAATAGCATGTTCGCTTATGCGGTGTGACTTGCTTTTATCCTGGTTTTATTCTACAACTCAATGTCGGATTACAAGAAAAGTATGCTCTAGTTGTAATAGTATGGTTGCTGTGTGTTTATATTCATCACAGTTCTAATATAGCAAGAGAGGAGCCGGATCTAGTCCTTCTTGTGTGCTTAGCTAGATTGTCGTCGGACCTTTTCTTGCTACGAGTTTACAAAGGTCcgagtatttttattttatttaaatttgcctagtttttttttgttgagatgAAGCTCTCATGACATATACAGATGGCAGCCTAGAGCTAAAATACTACAATGCTGAATGCTCCCTCTTAGCTGGTGTAATTTTGTAAAATTTGATAATATTCATTTCTGATGGTAGTTTGTGTGAAGGTTAATAGTCTCACAATACTTATGTCCTTAGACTCAACACCCAATATATAATACGGAATGGCCATTCTATCagttgtcaattggttttgagttagaTACTCACATACCGTTAACCGTTTGGATTTTGGATTTAGTTTTTCTTAAAGTAAAAAGAACTAATCTGGGCGGAAGTTAACTTACTCAGCGAAATGACATGGTCTGTGGGTTGTTTTGGCTGTATCATATTCTTTATGGCATGACTTGTGTTTGTCTACTGTCTAGATAACTTATAAAGTTTTCTGCTACAATAACTTATAAAGTTTTCTGCTACAGTTCATGAATCTGGATCACTACAGGTGAACCTTTTTTTTGTATGATACTGTGAACTTATAATAGAACTGCAACATTTGAGTCACTGTTCATTTCATACTTCGTCGTTTTTGTTTTGCTGTTTCACCACAACTGAACCACCTCCAGTGATTCCAGCCTACTAGCCCGGATTCAATAAGAGAAAAAGACTGATTTTTCATGCATCGGATGAGTTTGGGATACCTTTGTCCAAGTAGAGAGCCAAAAGAAAGTTGCGCACCTGCCAGTTAAATGCATCATCCATACTCATCGCACGGTACTTTAAAGGCCTTTAAGTCCAAACAGTATAAAGATGCCTTCGCTACCTTGTTAGTGTCCCTAAGACTTGGACACCGTCTTGCATTGTTCTAGTTTTCGTCATTAAAGACTTACACTGAAAACTAGATACTATTGATAGACATTGAAATATTTGTTTAGTCCCTGTAGCAGGCAACCTCTTTTTGTTTTACAATTTCCCCTATGTGATCTCTTCGCATTGATTGTACAGACAAGGCGATCTATGTTGTTGTTCGGGTATAAATTGGGGTTAGGGTTTTCATTCATTTGTTTCTTAAATGCTTTACAATTGGAGTAACTATTAAATAGTATGGCACCGACTATTACAGCAGGATCTGCCTATCTCTCCGCTCTTACCCAAGAAATTGAGAGAAAACTCCACAGGATGAGATTTCTTTGTCTTCAGTTTTGATATATTGCATACTAAATTGTGATATCAGGTTAGTTTCTTTTTTTAACAGGGCAACAGATTTGCAGATATAGCTCTACAAGTTGATATTCGTGCATCAGGTGAGCCCTGATTTATGTGGATTCAAATTTGACCACCATTTTCTGTGTTAGCCATTCTAGAACTTAGTTATGTTGTAGGTATAATCCTTGTAGACCTGTTTTGATAAGTTCTGTCGTGTATAACAGTAGTCAGTTACCTTGGAATGATTACTATAATATTAGGAATGGTCTTATTTTAACACTGGAACTGCAAACAAACATAATGGTCTTGCATCTCACACATTGGGTACAGGGATAATATCCAATTGAAAACACTCTTCTCtagctgaaaaagaaaaaacaaaccttACTAGTTGAAGGTGTCAATGCTAGAGACCTCCACAGATAATGTCTATGACTTTGATGGTTCTTGTTTTCTTCGAGGGATTTATGGTTCTTGTTCTTGctaatgttgttgttgattttgatgttcttgttgttgttgccTTGGTTGttcattttgattttgatgttcTTGTTCTTGTTGCCTTGGTTGTTCTTGTTCTTGTTGCCTTGCTAATGTTGATGTTGTTGCTGTTTGTGTTTTGGAAGAAAAAGAGGGTTGTATTCATGTTGACAGGACATGGAGTTCTGCGACTATTGTGAATAAACAGCAACGAAGGAGGAGGGACTTCATAGCTGGATTCATTTCTTTTTGCCTCCGCGTTTAGCCTTTGCCTTCACTGGAAAAACAGAGCAATCCAACTTCCAAAATCTACTTTGGATGTCTAAGGACTTCTCTGATCGTTTCTAATCCCGAGATGGATGGTTCTAACTTGCGGACTCCAGCAGGATCACCACCAAGCAGCAcctgaaaaggaaaataattagACCAGTATGTATAAAATATCAGAGCAAGTAGTCTACCATAATTACTAAAACATGAAACggtaaggaaaaaataaatagaatACCTCTACTACTGCCTTTGCAGAAGCAGAAATGGACCTCAGATTATACCTGCCAAACAACAACATTAGACTCATTCCTATCAAACTCCACCTCCTTAAGATGACCAAATATAGCTAAATGCTCTTCATCCACAGATTCAGGTAGACACCATCCATTCTCATTCAAAAATCACTAACCTTTGCTATCAGCATCAAGCAAGTCCTCAATAATATCAGGGAATAAGTCCTCAATAATATCATTGCTAAATTAGTTAAAGTTATGATTATCTACTACTAATAAGAAAAGAAATTGACTCACCCTCCTTCAAGAATTACGAGCAACTTTCCACATATGGAAGCTAGCATGCTGGTCATCTCAGCATAATAGCGTGGAGTTACATCGCACAAGCCCAGCGGATCTCCCCTCGCAGCATCAAACCCCGCTGACACAATAGTCAACTCAGGGGAGAACTGCCTGGCTACAATTGATTCACATGGTCCAAACACTTAGCAAATCATGACCTCAACAATTAGTTAACACTAACATACCCCAAAAAGATGACAAGACAGATCCAAAGCTCAAGCAAGGTTACTACTTACCTATTGGAATCACAATATGTTTGAAAGCGCTTAAGTAGTCACAATCACCTACTCCAGCACGATTCCAGGGGATATTCACTGAATATCCCTTTGCCCCTTTGACGCCAACCTACAGAAGACCATCCAAAATATGTATTATGTTTTGTATCACGAAAATTCTGAAGACACCATATACCGAGTTTTATGAGATAATCGAGCTCATAGTTACCTTGTCAGCAGCTCCAGTAGGGGGGTAGAATTTACCTCTGTCAAATCTATGAATTGAAATGTATAAAACCTACAGAATGCATAACGAactccaatgattgaaatgttcaAAAGCAAAACCATGAGAATCAATAAGATCTGGTAATCATTGACCTACCGATCTGTCAGCATCGAAGATCTCTTGAGTGCCATTTCCATGATGGACATCCCAATCAAGAATAAGAATCTTTTTGGCACTCATTTCTTTTGCTGCAGATGCGGCAACCGCTGCATTATTATGCAGGCAGAATCCCGTGGACTTGGACACACCAGCGTGATGCCCAGGGGGCCTCACCTACGAGAAAATGCAGAAACATATGTAAATTCTAACAGAAATCATTTAATATATACTAGAATGAAGTTTTAATTATGAACTGCTAGTAATTGGACTCTAGCTTCAATTCCCCCAGCAATCAAAATTGTAACTctatcaacaaccaatgttggaTAAATAAAAATTGAACTGTTGACAAAAATATGAAACCAAAAACTTAATTGCAAAGTATCTTTCATATAGTGTTCATGAAAAGAAAAACTCATTTTTTGGGTGGAAAATTTGATGACTGGAGACTGCACTTGACATGTCCCCTAGAACCTTAAGACAAATCCTAATACTACATTAAAAGTAGGTTTTGGTCCTTGGTACCCCTATAGTCACCACATGACTTGTTCTCTTTAGCAGCAACTCCTCATTTGTAAGTTTTGTAAGTAAGTCAGACACACCATCTTTAAAGTCTATATAGGTCTCTTAGGTTATCAAAACGAAGTAATGGTACAAGTGGTGACTGGTGAGTACACACTGTAGTCAAAAGGAGTCAAACAAAACGGAAAAAACTGTACCCTTCCATAAATCTTTGTGCACTTCATTTTCTTGCTCCAATTTCATTATTTTTTCCTAACAAAAACTGTTTCTCAATCATAAcaaaaccccattttctcaatGTTCAAGATTATAGTTCTGAAGTGTCTCATTATTTGGTTCTTACCAATGCGAAACCATTTTTGGCTTCACCCTTAAAGATAGTCGTAGCAAGGTCAGAACAAATTGCTGCTGCAAGCTTTGCAGCATCTGAAGAGTGCTGATTAGTATAAGTGTCCCCAGAAAGATACCTGTCAGTTAAAATGCAAACAATCGAAGTTAACATTGTAGTATAAGATATCATGTTTTAATAAGTGAAATAAGTGAATAATATAATGTGTACCAGATCCGCACGCTGCTGGTCTTCTCAACAGCGTGAATCTGACCCTTAGTATGTACCTGCAAAATTCAAATGAGATTGGGTGACTAAGTTAGTTAAGGATTGAAAACTAAAGAAGCCCTTATACGTTGACATTTCAGAAGACTGACAGATCTTCGGTTAATTCAACCATTATCAGGATCAAACTAAGCTGCTGATAGAAACACACCTTCTCCAGTTCGGCGCTGGAAATTTTTCGAGGCGATATCGAGGAACAATGTCCAGGAAAAATTCCTGCATAAACAACTCAGAAGATTCTTGCATTTGAAAGGCAAAAAAAAGGAGGGAATACATCTAAAGCAGGAACCATTAGAGAGTATGGAGAAGCCGAAGGAAGTTATAATATAACCACACACCATGTTTCAGGGAAAAGAACGTTACTAAACTGCACACGGTAGAGTTTCTTATGCAAATTATCCAGAAAAAGAAGGTCTTGGTTAAGTAATATCGAAGTTACTTCCAATAAACATAACACAAAATCTCGAGAAGCAACTTTTAAAAAGGGGGTAAAAAGACCATCGAAAGGGGTAACAACAGACTACTGAAGAAGAGGTAAAAAGAAAGTCAAAGTCGCACTTGGTGACAATATCTTCCTTAACTTCACCCTTCAACCAACATTAATGTCAATCACAAACGAAACACAGACCAAGTAATAAATGTAAGCATACAGTATGTGCATTAGTTAAGGTGGATTAATCCATCTTATTCATTCAGCCAGCTCCTTATATTTATTGTAAGATATGTGAAATATAACCTACCTGCCTCCTTTAGAGGGTGCAGGCGATTGCTTTAAGCCGATCGGGCCTCTCATGCGGAGCACACAACTCCTTATCTACCTGTTTCACATTAATGAATCAATGGTTTACTACTGACTTCCTGTTGTAAATACTACAAGCATGCAGGAAATGGGTCTACCTCTTCATGTAGGAGCATACGCTCATCAAATCCAACTATAGTGGATTCTTCTCCACTATGGTCTACAAAATATAACAAGTCAGTGTTAGTACACATCAATGTAAACCAGAATATAAGAATGACGTAGGCATGACCACTTATTTCTGAAAAAACCTTTTGTAGAGTAGAATTTGGTGCGCTCGACTTCTCGAGCAAGGGCCCCCAGCACATCAGAATTTGTCTTCCTTGCAAAACTGAGAGAAAGATATACAAATAAGTCAGATGTAAACAAAGATAGACAGATAATTTTTGTCTTCGTTACAAGCACCACCTAGATCACAAACAATGGATTTGACCCTCAAGAACAACCTAATATCCCTCATATTACACAGTAATATCAATAAAGGATTACCATGCATGAATCTCGGACGGAGGAAATTAcaaccaaaaataaaatacacGATATAAATAGTTGAATACCTaaacaacaaatcaaaaataaataaaaaaacatgccAAAGATTCACAGGATAACACAATCAAGAGATACCAAAGAATAGCAATGTATCTACCAGTAAATAGAAGCCATACAAATTAGCTTGGACCATTTGAAAAATAGAAACAGGAAAtataaaagtgaaaacaaaccacAAACCACCTATGAAGCATATTATTAGGGTAAAATTAAGCCATCAGAAGCAAATCTATGAAGCATATTATTAGGGTAAAATTAAGCAATCAAAAACAAACCTATGAAGCATATTATTAGGGTAAAATTAAGCAATCAGAGCCatcatattttcaaagatttgtaAATAAAGTACCTCACACTTGGAAGATTCAAACGACTGCACCAAAATGCAGTTTATGCAATACCACTTTCCGATAATTTCAAAATTTCCTCTATGTTTTTCCAACACACTAAACCAATTGGTATGTACTGTTGGCGGTGTTAGTGGTTGCTCTCTGGATCTAGGTCGAGATTAAGCTGTTCAGATGCGTCTTCTCCTATCAGATCTAGATCATGATTTAACTGTTCTGATGCCTCATCTGCTTTCAGATTTAGATCTTTTG
Coding sequences within:
- the LOC113275553 gene encoding histone deacetylase 15-like, with the protein product MSAKKILILDWDVHHGNGTQEIFDADRSVLYISIHRFDRGKFYPPTGAADKVGVKGAKGYSVNIPWNRAGVGDCDYLSAFKHIVIPIARQFSPELTIVSAGFDAARGDPLGLCDVTPRYYAEMTSMLASICGKLLVILEGGYNLRSISASAKAVVEVLLGGDPAGVRKLEPSISGLETIREVLRHPK